A region of the Candoia aspera isolate rCanAsp1 chromosome 15, rCanAsp1.hap2, whole genome shotgun sequence genome:
CACCTTTCGGTTTGCTGGCGTTTTTCCTTGgcctctgagacagagagagagaaagacgggTGAACGTGGAAGGACTGggctccctggctgcatctgaaGGGCCCGAAAGTCTAAATAATTTGAACTCACTTCCTCCGGGGGCCAGGTTTTTTGCCTCCCTTCTTCGGGGCCTGCTTTTGGCTGGAGGCCTCCTCCGATTCGGCCGGCACGAGTTTCTGTGTTTCTGGACCTTCGGCATTTGGGCTGGAGAAGGACGCTGAAGATTCACATTCAGCTGCTTTGCTGTTCGGGCCCTCGGATTTTGCAGTGCTGGAGGCTGAATCACCGGCCTGTATTCTGTCTGCaattttttgtggggagggggagagaaagaacaagGCAGCATAACAGATCTTACATTTTCCCCTTTGCCCCTTGGAAAACAGAGCTCCAGTTTAAAACAGGACCTCTGAAAAGAATCCAGGTCCTATCCTTAGGATGCGCCTGTCCCACACCCTGATCTTTCTcaaaatcggggggggggggaaatgaaaagTCATCTCCCTGCTTTGCAGAAACCTCATGATCTTCTCTGTCGTGGCGCCTGCCCTATGCaatagcatctccccagagattaggatggccctgagcATGCTGACCTTTCGTAAGGCATTAAAgatctggctgtttccccagacaTTGGGGCAGGGAGTTAAATAGCCCTGTTAGTGGATTTCATCTGCATGAATTAATACTGTATTTTAGGTCCAGGTATGCATTACACAAGAGCCCGTTTGGTGTGgtggcaccaggctggaaactgggaggctgtgagttctagtcctgccttaggcacgaagccagctggggggccttgggccagtcactttctctcagccctaggaaggaggcaatggcagaccacttctgaaaaaactgccaagaaaactgcagggacttgtccaggcagtctctgagaatcagactcAATTGAccggatttttttaaaaaatgcattatacACGATTATTATGAATTTAGGTTTCTATTTGTTGCATTAAGTTTTCTTGGTTTTAAACCTCTGtgcattgcccagagtcactgcagGATGGTTCTGTAAAttgcttaaatttaaaaaacattgtTGCTGGATAGCTGAATGCGGCTCTCCCAAATTTCTGAGTTGCAATGTTCAAACCCCGCAAAGTTTTCTCTACCAGGGCTCCCATCGGTTctagccagcctggctggggaatatGAGGGCTGGAATCCAACGTCCACAAAAAATGTAGAACCTTTTGAGTACATTTCCTACACtccttcccaatttttaaaaattcagtatgGTGTGTTCATTGAAAGCAATGGACAGGTGAGCGGGCTGAGGTGGGAAAATCCAAACCATGAAGCTATCCTTTGGATTACATTGTAAGAATTAATCCAGCAGCTTGAACGAAAAAGTATCGGTCCTATCTGACGGCTTCAAAAGTTGAACGATACTCTGGCTATCCCTCCACATGAAGAACCtcataaaagggaaagaaaaggttgATTGTTTGCCAACAGCACTCTAAGAAGCCACGAGCAACAGGCCGGAGGTTGGTCAGAGCAGTCTAAAagcgtatgccttttaataaaatttgttaggctgAAAAAGCACAACCACATTCCTTCTAATTTCTGGGAACACACACTAACAGAACCCTCCCCCTTCAACAGTTCAAGCAATATTTCCAAGCAATCGTTTTAAGCATGCAGACACCTCCCAATTATGGTGCACAGCCCATTCGCAGCACAGAAACTTACTCTTACCCTCCAGTTTTTGGCAAGTTTCAAGTTTGCAAGTTTGGCCTTTTGCCTCGGGATGCGTGGCGGAGTTTTCCTCTTGGAGCGGCGGCCGGGAGGTGGAAATCTTACCAGGACTCATGTAGCTATAGATTTTGGACTGACAAGCAAATACGTTCTCCTAAAGCAAGAGATCGGAAAAACACAGACCTTGTTCGCCTGTGCACTGAGCTGTTGTTTGCTCAATAGTAACCCACCAGGGATTAGGTTTGTACGGTGCGCTAAGCCACAGAGCACAGCTTAGGTTCAAACAATgcactaagccagtgtttctcaacctcagcccctTTACGAtgcacggacttcaactcccagaattccccagctggcatgcgggctggggaattctgggagttgaagtcccagcatctccaagttgccgagtttgaaaaatgctgttcACAGCCAGCatgaatgctgggagttgaagtccatacagcgtAAAGGGGCTGAGGTTGAAAAGCCCCGCACTAAGCTATAAGCCACAGTTCACAAACCATCCAAGCTAAGGACACCGAGTGCACCTGTAACTGTACACCAGACAGCCTGCATCTAGCTTGGATGTTTGAACACTACAGCACAGAAGTAAtattcagtaataataataaaaaaacacccTATACTGAAAATCTCTGTATTTACTCCAAAGGATGCTAACTCCCATTCGAACCCCCCTTTACCCCACGACAACTGTCATCCCTCGATATCCAGCAGCTCCCTGCCCACCCGCCCGCAAGGGCTCCTCAGCCAGCTTCCTCCAGTGCTCCATCTGGGGGTGCTGGACTACAATGCCCATTCCCCCAGGCCAGCTGGGCCAGAAGGCAATCCTAGCTTGACCTTTCCTGGCAGCAGCAacgccctcttttttttttttttttatccaggaAGGGTTCCAGCTATTGTTTGGAGAGAAAGCAGAACCGGACCAGGAAGGGGCTCTCTTGGGCACGGCTTTTATCCTGGCCCCGGGAGGCGGGGAAGGGGCCCGGGGCCGTCGCCCCCCCACCCTCGGCGGGCCCCTGAAGCGCCCCCTCCCTACCCCCGGCCCGATCTCGCCCTGCGCCCTGGAAGGCCCTTCCCGGCTGCCCGCTTGCGCTGCGCCCCCCCGCCGCGGCTCCGAAGCGCTTCCGCCGCTCCCACCCGGGGGGAGAAGCAGCAGGCGAGGGGGCGGGCCGGCGCCGCGGCTTACCCCGTTCATCCTGGGGCGGGCCGGCTCCCGCTTctcggcgccgccgccgccgcccgtgCCCTCCTCCGGCTGGTCCGCCGCTCGCCCGTGCTGCGGCTTGGGCATCTTCCGCCGGCCTGCGGGGAGAGGAGGCAGAAGACAGCGCCGCGATCGGAGCGCCTGGCCCGGCCGCGGCGGGCACAGCtggcggggcggcggcggcgggaggagGAGCCGCCCCCGCCGCCCGCCCCGTTTAAAGGGCTGCAGGCGCCGAGCGCGACGCGGCGCGTCTCGGCCGCCGGGCGGGCTGGCGGCGCGCCCGGGCTCCCGCTGGCCGGCTCAGCCCCGGAGCGACCGCCCGCCCGCCCTTTGGCCAGGGCTGCAGCGACTCCGGAGGGCCAAGCAGGAGGTCCCGCGCCGCCGGCGCCTGCCGACGCTGCGCTTTCTGCAAGGGCCGGGTACGGCGCTCCTGCGGACTGTAATCGCGAGCGGGAACCCGTTCCAGATCGGAGCGGGGCTCGGAGTCCGGATTCGCTGTCAGTCGCGGTTTCCTGCGCTGGCCTCCGTGGAAGCCGCCGCCGCGGAGATTATCCCAAAGGCTGGGCCCTAAGGGAGGACGGGCAGGACACAAAAGAGCCATGCGTGCACCCTTCGCTCTCAGATCTGTATCTCCGGGCTCTGGCGTCGGGCAGAAATTCAGCCCAGGAGGACAGGCAGCCCTGATGGGAAGCACGGCCTGGTGGATTTCCGCCTTTCCAACAGGAGAAAAGCCGATGCCCCAAAGCCGCGAGGTTAGCCAGGTTCCTCTGCCCCACCGCATCACTACCTTCCCTTTGCTCCCTGCCTCCAGGCctgcagcagaaaactgaaagcagcaagGAGGATTAAAGGTGAGGAGTCAAGGCTACAAAACCCAGGATGCACAAAAAAAGGCTGCACGCTTTTGGAAGACTAATCAGGGTGAGACAGGGTtgctatttggatgggagaccaccaggaagtccTAAGGCCAGAGGCTAGTATGGGAAGTCAATTACCCATCCAGGAAGAAATCATTAACAAAAGATTGGCAACACTGCTACAGAAATTGGATTAATCCATCCAACTGACAAGAGTTGAGCCCAACTGGAAGGAGATTTTATATCTTTGGGCACATTCACAAGTGCTCAGTCAGAATTCTCCTATCTTGTTCAATAGGCCTTGTTCCCAAGGCAGCATGCTTAAGGAACCTTTTAGCTTCTAAAGTAGTGTTTTTAGAACTTATCCTCTTTAAGATATActgcatactggctggggaattctgggagttgaagtccactcaaagtgggcaagtttgaaaaacactgttccaaAGAGTCACTGtctcctccagatattttggaaagGGGCTTCCCAATCCAAGCCCAGGGGTTAATGGAGCTGCTTTCCTTCAGAGCTGGTGAGCCCAGGGTTgcaagatgctggctggggaattgtgggggttgaagtccacgtgtcttaaagtcgccaagtttgagaaaGCTGGAGTAGGCGATAAGACGTCTTTGCCCCCAGCCTCCCATCAACCCACCTCTCAGCGGGCAAATGCAGCCACGGTTCTCCCCTTACCCCAGCTCTCTGCCGCTGAGTTGGACTACCGCTGCCATCATCCCCAGCTCCCGTCCCTCTGGCTGCCGAGCCCCCTGCTCCGGCCTCCAGCCCCCTCCCCATCCATCAGGACCCCCGTCCCATCATGCTCCTCCCGGTGGGGGCTGCAGAGATTACCTTTCGCCATGGTCGGCCCCCGGGGAGCCGGACGCGCCAAAGCGACCCCCTTTTCTCCTTTGACAGCCGGAGCAAAGAGGAGGGGAAGCGCCCCTCCTCACTCGAGGACCCCCCTCCCTGGAGAGCTGCCAAGACGCCTCTCGAGGGGGGAacccccccaccccgccgccCGGACTGCCACTCACGCCCCTCCGGGCTCCCGATTGGGCGGCGGGAACCAGCCTCCCGGGTGGCACTTGCAGCTTCGCGCCGCAGCTGCAAGAGGGAGCGTTTGAAATGAGTTTGCCGGGCGCTGATTGGGCGGCGCGGCGGCGAGCCGGCGCCTGATTGGAGGAGGCGGGACGCGGCGGTTCCTCCTCCTCCGGCCGGGAGGGAGCCACGTGGGTGGAAGCGGCGCCCGGCCGTTCCTCGCTTCCCGGGAGCGGCGGGTTGTGCGAGTCGGCCCTTCCCCCGACGCGCGTTGACGGCTTGGCGGAGGGGAACGTGGCCGCGGGCGCTGCAGGTTGCCTCGGCGCCGGGGCCTCTTGAACAGACGGCTCAGCCTTTGCGGCAGCCCGGAGGCtaagtagtaaataaataaaataaactgcggCATCGTGGCGGGAGGGCGACGGGATGACGCGGCAAACGTGCAGCGTGGAAAGCTTCCCGCGGCCGCAGGATGTTGTAGCGCCCCGCGGGTGTTTCCGTTGCAAACTGGTTGCCTTTTCATTCGTCGTTGTTTATCATTAAAGCGGTTGTTAGTTTGCCACTGATAgcattttttttatcctgaaaAGTAGGATGTCCACCATCGTAATAAACCAAACCTGTAATGCAGTAAgtgcattaaattaaattaaatgcgcGTTGGGTCTTTCCTAAGAAGCTCCTTCTTGGAGAACTTGAGgttatttaatatttacatttaaagAACAGTTGCAAGGAAAAGCTCCTTAAATAAAAGCTCCTTAAGCATGGCATCACGTTTTATGGTTTGTTTCAACACAAAGAGCAAAAAGTAATCCCCCCACGAAAGAGCACAGCGACGGCGCTTCGCTATCATAGCGGCGCAGCTTTCGCCGCGCCTGCGCAGTGCTCTTTCTCGAGGTCTTTTGACCTCCTCGCAATGATGCTTCGTCACCTTGTCATGGGACCTTCTCTCTCCCGTCATGCACCGGAACCTCTCGCGATCAGAGGGAGACGTGCGCGTTCTCATTGCGTGGCCACGTAGAGCGCCGCCATCTTGGGCAGACGGATCACGTGACTCCCAACCGTCGTCTCGACCTCCTCTTTGCCCCACCCCacaggcagaaagaaaaaaaaaagacgggCCTAGATCAGCTCTCGAGCCTGAGGCGACCGCCATGGAACTGCTCCACCTGCGGGGGAACGAAGCGATAAGAGGATCCGACACGGGGCCTTGCCTTGATGAGGCGCTGGGGAACGTGCTcgcctccatctttttttt
Encoded here:
- the KMT5A gene encoding N-lysine methyltransferase KMT5A isoform X2, which gives rise to MPKPQHGRAADQPEEGTGGGGGAEKREPARPRMNGENVFACQSKIYSYMSPGKISTSRPPLQEENSATHPEAKGQTCKLETCQKLEDRIQAGDSASSTAKSEGPNSKAAECESSASFSSPNAEGPETQKLVPAESEEASSQKQAPKKGGKKPGPRRKGQGKTPANRKVTDYYPVRRSSRKNKKELQIDFIDGKGRGVIATRHFNRGEFVVEYHGDLIEITDAKKREAAYAQDPTTGCYMYYFQYLSKTFCVDATKETNRLGRLINHSKCGNCQTKLHDVGGVPHLILVASRDIKAGEELLYDYGDRSKASLEAHPWLKH